One Rhodothermia bacterium DNA window includes the following coding sequences:
- a CDS encoding CotH kinase family protein produces MHLFLLPRPLWLCLLGMVLPAFAVAQLTDSNLPIIRIDTGGKTIVDDPRIVAKMEVVWNGKGKRNAINDPANHYNGNITIEYRGSSSQDLFPKKPYGLDTVLPDGSDNEVALFDMPKGHDWILNAAYNDKSLLRDVLAYKIARDMGGLWAPRTQFVELVLNGRYEGVYIFMEKIKRGKDRVNISKLTAQDVAGDALTGGYILKVDKLTGNDAFSWTSAIPPKAGTSQRIQYQVEYPKLDDLAPEQKAYIRQWMNNMETMLDGAGWNNATTGYPKYIDTTSMTDHLLLNEVTKNVDGYRLSAFMYKDRDSKDTRLRIGPPWDYNLTFGNADYHDGNDTSDWTVMFNQRFNDNFYAPFWWAKIWQDNNFRNGLRCRWLSLRSKKLTRSHLLSWVDSMAVVLNEAQKRNFQRWPIMGKYVWPNGFVGTSYTSEVDFLRSWLALRIGWIDENLPGSCNTVNIPEEMRNYEKDLQVYPNPFADELTIRYDTQLSGTVRIELFNVLGRRVVNFDKSLPTKGSYTIPIQTTNLAPGVYLGTATMLADVIRFKVVKTLKPIKTN; encoded by the coding sequence ATGCACCTGTTCTTGCTCCCTCGCCCGTTATGGCTCTGCCTCTTGGGGATGGTGTTGCCTGCTTTTGCGGTAGCCCAACTCACCGACTCTAATTTGCCCATTATCAGGATTGACACGGGCGGCAAGACAATAGTGGATGATCCCCGAATTGTGGCGAAAATGGAGGTGGTTTGGAATGGTAAAGGCAAACGAAACGCCATTAACGATCCCGCAAACCACTATAACGGAAACATCACCATTGAGTATCGCGGTTCTTCGTCGCAAGACCTCTTTCCCAAAAAGCCATATGGTTTAGATACGGTACTGCCTGATGGGAGCGACAATGAGGTCGCTTTATTTGACATGCCCAAAGGCCACGATTGGATACTAAATGCCGCCTATAACGACAAATCCCTCCTACGGGATGTGTTGGCCTACAAAATTGCAAGGGATATGGGAGGACTGTGGGCGCCACGAACGCAATTTGTGGAATTGGTACTCAATGGCCGATACGAGGGTGTCTATATCTTTATGGAGAAAATAAAACGGGGCAAAGACCGCGTAAACATCTCTAAACTTACAGCCCAAGACGTTGCTGGAGATGCCCTCACGGGGGGATACATCCTGAAGGTGGACAAATTAACGGGCAATGACGCCTTTTCGTGGACTTCAGCGATCCCACCGAAAGCGGGTACTTCGCAACGCATCCAATATCAGGTAGAGTATCCCAAATTAGATGACTTGGCTCCCGAACAAAAAGCATACATCCGGCAATGGATGAACAATATGGAAACCATGCTCGACGGTGCGGGCTGGAACAATGCCACAACCGGATACCCGAAATACATAGATACCACCTCGATGACAGACCATTTGTTGCTGAACGAGGTTACGAAGAATGTGGACGGATACCGCCTAAGTGCCTTTATGTACAAAGACCGAGATAGCAAAGACACGCGATTGCGCATTGGGCCACCTTGGGATTATAACCTGACCTTTGGTAATGCGGACTATCACGACGGCAATGACACAAGCGACTGGACGGTGATGTTCAATCAACGGTTTAACGATAACTTCTATGCGCCATTTTGGTGGGCAAAAATTTGGCAAGACAATAACTTTCGGAACGGATTGCGCTGCCGTTGGCTCTCCTTACGGAGCAAAAAACTAACCCGTAGCCACTTGTTAAGCTGGGTGGACTCGATGGCCGTCGTACTCAACGAAGCACAAAAACGAAACTTCCAACGATGGCCGATCATGGGTAAGTATGTTTGGCCAAATGGTTTTGTTGGTACATCCTATACCAGCGAGGTTGATTTTTTGCGTTCTTGGCTTGCCTTGCGTATCGGATGGATAGACGAAAATCTGCCCGGTTCGTGCAACACGGTAAATATTCCAGAGGAAATGCGCAACTACGAAAAAGACCTCCAAGTGTATCCTAACCCATTTGCAGATGAACTCACCATACGATATGATACCCAACTTTCCGGAACCGTCCGCATAGAACTGTTTAATGTCTTGGGAAGGCGCGTGGTAAACTTTGATAAAAGCCTTCCGACTAAAGGCTCCTACACCATTCCCATACAAACCACCAACCTTGCACCGGGTGTGTATCTGGGAACCGCAACCATGTTAGCCGATGTGATACGGTTTAAGGTAGTCAAAACCCTAAAACCAATAAAAACAAATTGA